The Drosophila mauritiana strain mau12 chromosome 2R, ASM438214v1, whole genome shotgun sequence genome has a segment encoding these proteins:
- the LOC117138508 gene encoding NHL repeat-containing protein 2, translating into MDFNNDLSPIDILTFITDELLQAYKSSSGENEKARTIVKFLERWNDDISIAKLKGLTVEFESDLEWFNVSCPLSITGLQGKVIILDFFTYCCINCMHVLQELHLLEERFPIESGVVVIGVHSPKFENERNAANIMSAVQRYGISHPIVNDSRSGMWRAIGIRCWPSLLILSPSGVPMMLLMGEGHGKFLQDFFSSALSFFSRQGIIDHRGLPIKLFRDFQPASNLRFPAKIVRSPNGQYAIADTGNNRVLVLTAGGVVQHRIGGHQPGFVDGNLTVARFNNPQGIAFLNENVLIVADTKNHAVRQISLTNAIVETLAGTGIQGNERIGGRLGPLQPLSSPWDVAIFRTRDMDMSFHLDERNIPEKTIILISMAGTHQIWGYFPEGIIWWKFRKFEPCCCVSLIGNGLEENRNNSYPQNAAFAQPSGLAIAGDVLYIADSESSSIRKASMIDGKVMPVVGGDRNPLNLFAFGDIDGRLFSAKLQHPLGVTFNDANNRLYVADTYNHKIKIIDIDSNDISTLQIKSQENTNLILNEPAGLCLDASGKKLLVADTNNHLIHIIDLVTLIAQPFGLDFRQIASASEIDAPQDIQKATENNIIKTLPLDLIKPSKIFFNLRLSPIFNFTKEAPQKWILKTVCQSVIVNPSSGTLLDGMCHMQVQATRPDFMCESSQIFTIEFVLNLCLSNCCLVKKITVSIKCDDMPEEYISIHNVNIDIEQ; encoded by the exons ATGGATTTTAATAATGACTTATCGCCTATTGATATTTTGACATTTATCACAGATGAACTGCTGCAAGCATACAAAAGCAGTAGTGGAGAAAATGAAAAGGCTAGGACAATTGTCAAGTTTCTTGAGCGATGGAATGACGATATCTCCATTGCGAAACTCAAGGGTCTCACTGTTGAATTTGAATCAG ATTTAGAGTGGTTCAATGTAAGTTGTCCCTTATCGATAACAGGATTGCAAGGAAAAGTTATCATATTAGACTTTTTCACATATTGCTGCATTAATTGTATGCATGTATTGCAAGAGTTGCACTTATTGGAAGAACGCTTTCCAATAGAAAGTGGTGTTGTAGTAATTGGTGTTCACAGTCCTAAGTTTGAAAATGAACGCAATGCGGCAAACATTATGTCCGCTGTACAACGATATGGAATATCACATCCGATTGTTAATGATTCACGATCTGGAATGTGGCGCGCTATTGGCATTCGTTGCTGGCCTTCTCTGTTGATTCTAAGCCCGTCTGGTGTTCCCATGATGTTATTAATGGGCGAAGGGCATGGAAAATTCCTACAGGATTTTTTTTCTTCTGCCCTATCGTTTTTTAGCCGTCAGGGTATAATTGACCATAGGGGTTTACCTATAAAATTATTTCGTGATTTTCAACCAGCATCTAACTTGCGTTTTCCCGCAAAGATCGTTCGAAGCCCTAATGGCCAGTATGCTATTGCTGATACGGGGAACAACAGGGTGCTTGTGCTTACAGCAGGCGGTGTGGTACAGCACAGAATTGGAGGACACCAGCCTGGTTTCGTGGATGGAAACCTTACAGTAGCACGGTTTAATAATCCTCAAGGCATTGCATTTCTTAATGAAAACGTTTTGATTGTAGCTGACACTAAAAACCACGCCGTTCGTCAGATCTCTCTAACAAATGCAATAGTGGAAACTCTTGCCGGCACAGGAATTCAGGGAAATGAACGAATAGGTGGACGTCTAGGTCCATTGCAGCCACTGTCGTCACCGTGGGATGTTGCCATATTTCGAACGAGGGACATGGATATGTCCTTTCATCTTGATGAACGTAACATACCAGAAAAAACAATTATCCTTATTTCCATGGCAGGCACCCACCAGATTTGGGGCTATTTTCCCGAAGGAATTATTTGGTGGAAATTTCGTAAATTTGAGCCTTGCTGCTGTGTCTCACTAATAGGAAACGGTTTGGAAGAAAACCGTAATAATTCTTACCCACAGAACGCTGCATTCGCACAGCCATCTGGACTGGCTATAGCGGGAGACGTTTTATATATAGCTGACAGCGAAAGCTCTAGCATACGCAAAGCTTCTATGATAGATGGAAAGGTGATGCCCGTCGTCGGAGGAGATCGAAACCCTCTT aatttatttgcatttggcGACATTGACGGTAGACTATTCAGCGCGAAACTCCAACATCCGTTAGGAGTGACTTTCAATGATGCCAATAACAGACTCTATGTTGCTGATACCTACAATcataaaatcaaaattattgaCATCGATTCAAATGATATATCTACTCTACAAATTAAGAGCCAAGAAAATACTAACCTGATTTTAAACGAGCCCGCCGGACTGTGCTTGGATGCCAGCGGAAAAAAATTGTTGGTAGCTGATACCAATAACCATTTAATACATATTATAGATTTGGTAACGCTTATAGCACAACCGTTTGGTTTAGATTTCAGACAAATAGCGTCCGCTAGTGAAATTGATGCGCCACAAGATATACAAAAGGCTacagaaaataatataattaaaacattgcctcttgatttaattaaaccaagtaaaattttttttaatcttcGACTTTCGCCCATATTTAACTTTACGAAGGAAGCTCCTCAAAAATGGATACTGAAAACTGTATGTCAATCTGTAATAGTAAATCCATCGTCTGGAACTCTACTTGATGGGATGTGCCACATGCAGGTGCAGGCTACTAGGCCTGATTTTATGTGTGAAAGCAGTCAAATATTTACCATCGAATTCGTATTAAATTTATGCCTCTCAAATTGTTGCCTAGTAAAAAAAATTACAGTTTCTATAAAATGCGATGACATGCCAGAAGAATATATATCCATCCATAACGTAAATATTGACATTGAACAATAA